The Colletotrichum destructivum chromosome 8, complete sequence genome includes the window TTGCATCTCgttgttgaagacgacgccgccgatgacgacggagATGGAGGTGCCCATCTGGCGGACGAAGCCAAAGGccgaggtggcggcggcgatgtcgcgCGGCTCGACCGAGGTCTGCAGGGCGATGAGCGGGGACTGGAAGTTggggccgatgccgaggccggcgaccatCTGGTAAAGGACGATCTTGACGAAGTTGCGGTCGGGCGGCAGGTCGTAGaagaggccgaagccgagggtGGCGACGAAcatgccgccgatgatgaggtaGAGGTAGTTGCCCGTCTTGCGGATCagcacgccggcgacggcggacatgagggagagggagagcacATAGGGCAGCAGGTAGACGCCCGACAGAAGGGACGAGACGCCCTGGACGCCCTGGAAGTAGAGGGGCAGCCAGTAGCTGCCGGAGATGAAGGCGAAGGCGTGGCAAAAGGCggtggcgaaggcggcggcgttggacCAGCTCCGGAACAGGTGCATGGGGATGACGGGGTAGCGGGCGTACCTGgcctcgttgacggcgaagagggcgatggtgacgatgccgaagacgatgaggcaGACGACGGTGGGGGAGGTCCAGGGGTGGCTCACGCCGCCGAACTCGAGGCCGAAAAGGAACATGAGggtgccgccgatgatggtgaggGTGCCGATCCAGTCGATGGCGcggaggccctcgagggccgGGGTGCGCGGGTTGTGCAGcttgaggacgaagaagagcacgacgatgccgacgcccgaGATGGGCAGGTTAATGTAGAAGCACCAGCGCCACGTCACCTGGCTCGTGAAgacgccgccaacaacggggccgacggccgaggcgacggccCAGACCATGCCCATGATGCCGAAGTAGACGCCGCGCTGGCGCATGGAGAAGAGGTCGCTGATGCAGATGTTGACGAGCACGATgataccgccgccgccgatacCCTGGATCGCGCGGGCGCCGATCAACATTCTAGGAAGTGGGTGTGAGTGGCCGACACCAAACAATCATCCAGCGAGAGAATCGGGTGGCAAAGAACCCGGTGAGAGTGAACTTACCCCATACTCGTGGCCAGGCCGCAGATCAATGAGCCGATCCAaaagacgccgacggcggacAGCAGCACGGGCTTCCGACCCCAGATATCCGAGATCTTGCCCCAGGTCGGCACAaaggcggcgttggcgaggaggtaGGCGCTGCCGATCCAGATGTAGCCGATGTTGCTGTTGaactcctcggcgatggtgggcacagcggtggtgatgatggtgacaTCAAGGGCGGCCAGGAACAGAGCGGCGCAGAGTGAGAGCACGATGAGCAGTGTCTCGAGTTTCGTGCGGCCGGCctccgggtcgtcgtcggcggcggcggtggcagtggcggtggtgggagGATGGTCCCCGGACGCCTCTTTTGTCTCGGCGGTCGTGTCACCACCAGCAGTGGCGGTGGCGTCGCCGGGATGCGCACCAGACTTGGCGGTCCCGGGATTCatgtcgtcggcgccgtcatggTTGCTGCGAATGGTCTGCGAGTCGGtgctggtcgtcgtcgtcgtcttcgtcgaccCACGTTCGGTCTGGGAGGCGGCCGCAGCGCGTTCGATATCGTCGAGTttttcgtcgtcgtggaCCTCGCGCAGTTGATGTTGTGTCATTGATGAGTATAACAGGCAGGAAGGTGAAAGCTCTGTGGTGGTGATTCAAGAGAGACGGTCAGACGAAGTTATTAGTGAGATGAGCACGTTTGGATCGATCAGACAAGCCGACAACATTCGGTTCTAAGAATGAACGATGAGATTCAGCAAGCTACAATCCGACATGCGAAGACGAGCGTTGTGCCGCGTGAGCAACGATGATGCCCGAGCTAAGGTACGATGCTGACACTGAGGAGAAGGaatctcgccgtcgtcatgattgcaaagggaagggggagagaaagagagagtaaacagaaaaaagaaagaaagaaaaaaagacagcaaaaaaaaagagagacgCAGGAGGGAGGATTCGATTCCCATGACAAAGTCGATGACAAGCACCTCCACATGGGCTCCGACATGGCCCACCGGGTCCATGGCGCGTCTGCCGGGTCCTTGAAATCGGCTAAGGTCTACCGTCTACCACCGTCTGCATAGGCTGTACTTGTACTCCGTACCGCCTAGGAAGCAGGGGAAATGgttgtgtggtgtggtgtcCAGGTGTGCAGTGCACCTCGTGAACTGGTAGCCGCGTTGCCGAATCGGCTAAAAAAATGGTGCTGCTGTGTTTGTTGGTGGTTTGAGACCCCCCGGGAGACCACCCctgggaggagggagactGGGGCAAATGCGACTTGTACGACACTAAAAGGTACATGTGAGTTGTGTAAGTACCTGGGTACCTGCCATAGGTGCCTTGATCCGGCCCCGCATCGGCTGCTGACAAAGCATCACTGCAAGGAAAGCCCCCGCTCCGCTCACCGAGCCGAATCCCCTGCCTGCCATCCGAGGGCCTACCTGTACCATTCTTCCCCCGGCTTGTCAGGAAGGGCTTGTCATTGTCGTGCCTGTCGTCGTGCGGGCCATTGGATGACCTGCCTGCCAAACAATCGATTCCAAATGGCAGCCCACTGGTGGGCAGAATATCTGACAAAGTAAGTTAGGCAAGGCCGCGCAGGTGATGCGTAGAAAGCACCCGGCCGGAGAGCTAAACCCCGAACCCGGCCCTCCGGAATGCCGGGGCCGGATATGCTTGTCTGTATCCTCTTGCGTCTCGGTCTCGGGCGGAAATCCAAGTGAACAAGACAGACCGAGTTTGTACATCCGAGATTTCCAGCCTCCTAAACAGGAGAGACATGTTGATCAGCCCGTGCCTTCATGGTCTTGACGGTAGGTGCTGTactgtacggatacaatATTATAGTTCCAGGGAGGCTGCAAAGTGGAGCCGAACGCTCCCTCAAATAACCTCAACCCATGTGgaactcactcactcacctaAAAGCTTCACTCACAACCTAATCTCAGCCTCATCTCAAACTTCGTCACCACCCACCACACATGAGCGCATTCACTCACGTACTGGTtcgctcgctcactcactcacccactcaaTAATCCACACCTCCAAGCCGTCGACCGTAGCTCCTATGATGCTCCTTTCGACATCATAGTCAACCTTCACACCCGCCATCTCATCCATGAggccgctcctcctccgacacACCTCGGCCACTTCGCTTTCCATCAAGCAcgccctcctcttcttccgcccAGTCTTATCGCCCTGCCGTCTCATCGCCACCATGTCCTCCTCTaactcatcatcatcatcgccatcatcatcacgaacctacgccgacgccctcgccctcctcaacaCTCTCATCCCCAATCTCAAGATCCACGCCCTCTTCGGCTCCAAACCCAAAGACCCGGAACCTCAAGATGCTACCACCACCCCGaaaccccctcccgccgACCCGaacctcctcgccatccccgaGATGCGCGCCTGGCTCCTCCGCGCCGGCCTGACCCCGGACCGCCTCTCGACCCTCTCCTACAtccacgtcgccggcacAAAAGGGAAAGGCTCCGTCGCGGCCCTCACCACCtccgccctcctctcctccccctcccgctccgtcgccggccgcgtcggcACCTACACCTCCCCGCACCTCGTCACCCCGCGCGagcgcatcgccatcgacggccgCCCTGTCGACCAggccctcttcgccgccgccttcttcgagctctgggacgccctctccgccgcgcccgctgacgacgccctcgccatccctGCCGGCTCCAAGCCCTTCTACTTCCGCTtcctcaccctcctcgccctgcaCCTCTTCCTCCGCGAGGGCGTCCGCTCCGTCGTGCTCGAGtgcggcatcggcggcgagtACGACGCCAccaacgccgtcgtcctcccgcccgcctcctcctcctcttccgtctTCAGtcccgtcaccgccgccgtcatcacccagcttggcgtcgaccacgTCGCCATGCTCGGCGACACccccgaggccatcgccTGGCACAAGGCCGGCGTCATGAAgcccggcgtcgccgccttcacgAGACGCCTCGACGCCCAGCCCGCCGTTATGGCCGTCctccgcgcccgcgcccgcgagatcggcgccgagctggtcgaggtgcccgacgacgacgtcctcgcctGGTCCGGCGTGCCGGGCGCCAAGCTGCCGGGCGGCGACTTCCAAAGGAGGAAccaggccctcgccgccctcgctgcGACGCGTCACCTGCAGGTCCTCGAAGCGCGAGGCGTAGACGCAGGGGTAGGACCAGGAGCGAAGACGGCAacggtgccgccgctgccgccgcctcggctcCGTGACGTGTCCGAGaccatcgtcgacgggcTGCGGGAGGCGACGTTGCGCGGTCGGCACGAGGTCATCGAGCGGGCCGGCGTGTCGTggcacctcgacggcgcccacAACGCCGACAGCCTGGCCGAGGTGGCGCGCTGGATGGCGCCCGTCGTGGCCGAACGCCGCCCGGACGCCGACTTTGTACTCGTCTTCAACCAGCAAGAGCGCGACGCCTCGGCGCTCCTCCTGGGCCTTTTGAGGGAGATGgaagccgccggcgtcgacgtcgggtCGAGGCTTCGCAGCGCAGTCTTCACGAGGAACGACAGGGCcagcgacgccgagaaggccgacgtcgccgtccaggAGAAGTGTGCCGCAGCATTCAGGGAGGCGTAtcccgccgtcgaggccttcGTCTGCCGGGACCTGGTCGAGATGAAGaacgccatcgacgccctagccgccgccaccaccacggAGGCGCAGAGCATCAGAGTCCTCGTCACGGGCAGCATGTATCTCGTTGGTAACGTCATCGGCCTGCTGGAGCCGGAAGGGCTACTGTGACC containing:
- a CDS encoding Putative major facilitator superfamily, MFS transporter superfamily yields the protein MTQHQLREVHDDEKLDDIERAAAASQTERGSTKTTTTTSTDSQTIRSNHDGADDMNPGTAKSGAHPGDATATAGGDTTAETKEASGDHPPTTATATAAADDDPEAGRTKLETLLIVLSLCAALFLAALDVTIITTAVPTIAEEFNSNIGYIWIGSAYLLANAAFVPTWGKISDIWGRKPVLLSAVGVFWIGSLICGLATSMGMLIGARAIQGIGGGGIIVLVNICISDLFSMRQRGVYFGIMGMVWAVASAVGPVVGGVFTSQVTWRWCFYINLPISGVGIVVLFFVLKLHNPRTPALEGLRAIDWIGTLTIIGGTLMFLFGLEFGGVSHPWTSPTVVCLIVFGIVTIALFAVNEARYARYPVIPMHLFRSWSNAAAFATAFCHAFAFISGSYWLPLYFQGVQGVSSLLSGVYLLPYVLSLSLMSAVAGVLIRKTGNYLYLIIGGMFVATLGFGLFYDLPPDRNFVKIVLYQMVAGLGIGPNFQSPLIALQTSVEPRDIAAATSAFGFVRQMGTSISVVIGGVVFNNEMQKQNPRLRERLGPDLADMLSGSSAASSVGVVANLRGEEGRIARGAYLTSLRTMYIVYVAFAGLGLVMSLFIRQKKLSNKHTEHKTGLKTLRSRTGR
- a CDS encoding Putative folylpolyglutamate synthetase, mur-like, catalytic domain superfamily, which produces MRPLLLRHTSATSLSIKHALLFFRPVLSPCRLIATMSSSNSSSSSPSSSRTYADALALLNTLIPNLKIHALFGSKPKDPEPQDATTTPKPPPADPNLLAIPEMRAWLLRAGLTPDRLSTLSYIHVAGTKGKGSVAALTTSALLSSPSRSVAGRVGTYTSPHLVTPRERIAIDGRPVDQALFAAAFFELWDALSAAPADDALAIPAGSKPFYFRFLTLLALHLFLREGVRSVVLECGIGGEYDATNAVVLPPASSSSSVFSPVTAAVITQLGVDHVAMLGDTPEAIAWHKAGVMKPGVAAFTRRLDAQPAVMAVLRARAREIGAELVEVPDDDVLAWSGVPGAKLPGGDFQRRNQALAALAATRHLQVLEARGVDAGVGPGAKTATVPPLPPPRLRDVSETIVDGLREATLRGRHEVIERAGVSWHLDGAHNADSLAEVARWMAPVVAERRPDADFVLVFNQQERDASALLLGLLREMEAAGVDVGSRLRSAVFTRNDRASDAEKADVAVQEKCAAAFREAYPAVEAFVCRDLVEMKNAIDALAAATTTEAQSIRVLVTGSMYLVGNVIGLLEPEGLL